The nucleotide sequence TATTAGTTTTTTTAGGGGTTTCTATCATTATTGGTTGGGCCCATCCATATTAATTACACACTAGGCCGGCCCTGCACCATATGTGGATTAGGCACATCTGCCACCCAACCAGAGGCCCATGTACAAATCTAGCACATCCGCCACGGCACCTGCGTGAAGCCGTGGCAATATAACTACATCGTGGCATCCGATTGCAAGCAAGTCGTTGAAGATCTAACCAAGGGAAGCCAAGGAGAATAGTGCTGCAATCAGAGAAATTAGGCATAGAGTTCCATCCACTAGCAAGTTTATTTTTGAAGGTCGTACGGCGAATGTTGAAGCCCACAAGTTAGCTAAATATGCTTTGTCTTTACTCCTAGGGCGTCATGTGTGGCTTGGCCAGCCACATAACCAAACTTGTATCCCACTCTCTATGGACTTTGAGTAATAAAAGGCTTTTACCCCTAAAAAAATGCACTTGCAAATGCACGCTGCACACATCACAGCATGTCAACGCAAGGCCTAGATAACGGCCTCCAGGTCGCTCGGCCTCCAAAATGCTCCACTCCATCTATAAGTACTAAGTATTCCTAAAAAAAATCTATAAGTACTAAGTAGTGAGATACACTATTACTACATCAAAGTTTATTTAATTTAGCTTCACTTGGATACTCGCTAGCCTAACCTAAGTAGCCTTATTAGTCCATTTTTATCTTAATACCATCATCACCTTTTTTTTGCAGGTAAATACTATCATCACCGATGAATAAGCAGTTGGTAGATGCAACAATTTTCTCTCTCCGTTCATCTCTCTTAGCTTTGTTAGACACGTCCAGTGGCGCTATGAACAAGTGCTAAATAGTGCGGTACTACTTAAATGTTTATTTCATTTATATTCATTTGGATACCGAAAATGCCATTTGGAGGACGAGCACCATGCAGCTCGCTATGAGGATCGTCAGTAATCCCATCGAGACGCTGCAGCGGCGCATTTATGTCATGTATTCGGGCTAGCAGCTTTAACTCCAATCCTGTATTTTGTATTTTCCTACAGTAGCATCCCATGTCGTCCATGGCTCGCTGTCAGGCTGGTTAGACGTGCGACCCACTCCCCCATCATGGCCCTGCAGTGCCAGCCTCTCACAGACGCTCATGAACATGGGCATGCTAACGCTCTCCTGTTCATCACGGTGacaatgttttttttcattttctttgtagCCAATCATGCATTACCTGTTAAGATAGTTTTTGGCTGTGGTGCTGCTAGCATTTGGAAAAATTCTGTGAATATTCACTTGAAAGTGTGCACCTTCTCATCGCTCATCAACACGCCCCCATAAATGATGCTATGGAAGTGATTATTGACACCAACAAAAAGCCCAAATGGCATGTCGTACAGGTTTGTCTTGTAGgttgtatcaaatgtcacaacatcaCCGAAACACTTGAATTGCTCAATCCCTCTGCCAGCAGCCCACATCAATGTCTTAATCCTACCCTCGGTGTCAACCTAAATACTGTATTTAAATTCAGGGTCCTCTGCCCTCATCTTGTTGAATACATCTATGGTTTTTATTGCATCATTAAGAGACTGTTCCCGGTTAAGTTTACCACATAGTGTTTTTAAGGAACGTTTCGTGAGTGGCACGTCCTTTATCATGCCAAAGAAACTACCTATGACACTGTAAACCTTGCTAATGCTGATATTATTTCCTCTCAATTGCTTAACCACGTCCCTTGTATAGCTATCTATGTATTGGTGCGACTTCCAGTGCAATTCTCTCCACAATTAAGAGGTAAATCATGGTTGTGGTCAGCCCTGTGCTCGCATACATACCATCCACCATCGTCTGACCTCAGTAGTCGTATTATGACATTGCAACCACACCTCGTCGACCTACTGTTGGCTTGCAATGGCTTACCCTGCAGAAGAAAAGCGCGCATGCAAATCAGAGGATGAAAAAATTGTAAATTAATATCCACATTCTTTTGCATGGCTTTTAAAAAATGATGAAATGAAGCTAAAAAAACCCCAAAATGTAATAGGAAAATGATGTTATGTTACTGACTCACCGCACATGCACAAACTATCTCCTGCATGCACTTCTTTCTGTGTACATTCAAACGGCTTTTTGCATAGCGCACCCTAAAACCAACCTCCCATGAATAAAGATTGTAAAACTTGTAGCCCTCTTTGACGGAATCGAAACTAGTTCCAATCGATGGATTTTCAACATTTTTAGACTTTTTATCGACAAATGCATAGAAGTTTCAAGGGCAGGCATCCTTGAAGGGCTGGGCTCCCTCTTATATGTAGCTTTTCCAACTCTGACCCTGCGAACAAATGACACACCAACACATCAGCGGATTAGATCCACCGAAAGACACAAAATAAAGTATTGTCCATGGGCACACTGCCTACACAACCTGGTTGTATGCATAGCAGAATCAATTGTTTTTACTGGGATATAATTTACTAGACATATGTGTGTCGCTATGCTAGTAGTAGTACCAGATTCAgaaaattttcatttttaacaaaaCAAAAAACGGCAGCTACCATCATCATTTTCTTAGGTGTGCAAATCAGCATTTTTTTTTGTGATCCGAGGGCATCAGACATGTCTCGAAAAATGGTCTTATTCCTTATTCCGATCATGGTTTTGTGCCTGCTGTGACTGCTCGCTCATGTGCCACTACAATACAGGTAACCCTCTGATAAACGTTTTCCAATGCTCATGTTTTTCTTACTAATTTTCAACTTGGTGAACCGTTCACAAAATTCAAAATTGATTAGACGAACAACGTTTGTGCAACCAAACCACGAGCAAAATGTGATGATGCATATAGCTGAGCTGAAATTTAATCGACAGCATATAAAACGGCTTTAAGGCGAGGGATAACAGAAAGTCACCTTCTGGTCCAAGAAGATTGTTTTGCGTTTGACACTCCCACGCCATCTTcgtctgcatcctggcccatggcATCAGGGACTGTATTTGCACCGCCTGTCTCGCAGGAATCGCCCACCCCTTCGTCGCCAAGATTATACAGTGTGCAGCCCCCCATACCAGCACCTTCGCCGGCTTCACAATCCATGCCGCCTCCAGCTCGACCCATGGGCAGAGAAGAAATCAACTCCTCCTCCGCATCCTCTGTTCCACTTGTGCCGCCTTCAGTCAGTTGCTCGCCGGCAACTAGACCACTTAAGAAAACTCCGCCGGACACCCGCGGCACCAACCTGCACAGGCAAACGGGAGCCAGCCAGATCTGATTGTTTGAGGAATAGGTCAAGGGAAACTCCAATCGACAGATTTCTTGCTCAAAAAATCAAATCCCGTAGCGAGAACTTGGGCGAGATTCTAGGAATATTACCCTGATGCAGATTCCTCGAAGAAGAACTCCATGTCGTCCATGGCGAGAAGCGGCGCTGCCCCTCGGCCCGGTGCCATCCActttctggtcgagtggccaaacaCGAACAGGCACCGCTTAATGGTCGAGCAGACACAGCAACCACAACAACCAACCTCGCCAGCCCGCAAGGTGGGCCAAATTCAAAGCCGCACTGACAGAACATCTTGTGTGTGGCAGTAGAAGAATCGTAGGCCCATGTACAAAGCGGGAACAGGAGTAGGCAGCACCGCTGTATTTATACCACTGAATATAAATAGAAAAAAGAACAGAGGCCACGCATCGCGACGCCAGAACGACCGACGCAGATACCGGCCTTCATGCAGCTCGTGCACCAAAACGCCCCTCTCTTTGGATACTAGCTAGTACTCTCGAAATAGTCTTTTGCCCTCTTCCTACCAGCCAGCCTAAATAGTCTTTTTAGTGAAAAGGGCCCGCTCCTCCCGCTCCCTGAGCTCCCGCGACTAGGGTTCCTACCCACGCCCCTCCGCCGCGCCGTCGGCCGCCCCCTCCGGCTGCCGGCCGCGCGcgccccacctccctctccccccttCCCCATGTCCCTGTCcgcccgctcccccccccccccccgcaggcgaCGGGCGGGCCCCTGCCGCTAGCTCTCCTCCGGCCCCATCCCCGTCCATCTCCCTCCCCACTGCCGTCGGCTGGGTCCGCCGGGCCTTGCCTGCGCAACGCTGGCGGCGGCAGGCCGTCCCTTCCCCGCACGCTCATGGGGGGAGCGGGAGCCTCGCGATGGCGGCGGTGCAGCTCGGCCGACTGCGGTGTGGCTCGGCGGCGGGATTCCGACGAGCTTCGTGGTCCTTGGTGCGGCGGCGCGGCCATTGGCCGCGGGGCGGCATGGCGGTGCAGGTGGCCGGCGGCGCCCGCGcgacccagatctgggccctttcggGCTCCATCTGGG is from Triticum aestivum cultivar Chinese Spring chromosome 3A, IWGSC CS RefSeq v2.1, whole genome shotgun sequence and encodes:
- the LOC123059143 gene encoding uncharacterized protein isoform X2 — translated: MAPGRGAAPLLAMDDMEFFFEESASGLVPRVSGGVFLSGLVAGEQLTEGGTSGTEDAEEELISSLPMGRAGGGMDCEAGEGAGMGGCTLYNLGDEGVGDSCETGGANTVPDAMGQDADEDGVGVSNAKQSSWTRRVSHCKPTVGRRGVVAMS
- the LOC123059143 gene encoding uncharacterized protein isoform X1, producing the protein MAPGRGAAPLLAMDDMEFFFEESASGLVPRVSGGVFLSGLVAGEQLTEGGTSGTEDAEEELISSLPMGRAGGGMDCEAGEGAGMGGCTLYNLGDEGVGDSCETGGANTVPDAMGQDADEDGVGVSNAKQSSWTRRVRVGKATYKREPSPSRMPALETSMHLSIKSLKMLKIHRLELVSIPSKRATSFTIFIHGRLVLGCAMQKAV